One window of the Longimicrobium terrae genome contains the following:
- a CDS encoding M3 family metallopeptidase, producing the protein MRDSLITRTAALALAAATAACATVQNSNDISADAPAASAPAPARGSNPLLAPWTGPYGGVPPFNQVRIADFQPAMEAAMAEQLAEIERIASNPAAPTFENTIAAMERAGRTLDRVSTVYGVWSSTMNGPEFQAVEREMAPRLAAFSDQITGNEALFRRIEAVYNSPDKARLTPEQQRLAWLRYTDFVRSGARLRGAQKARLSEINQALAGLYTKFSQNVLKDESEQTLVIDSEAQLAGLPQSLRAAAAAEATSRGMTGKWVISNTRSSIDPFLTYSENRGLRERAWRMFVDRGDKGETDNNATISQILKLRVERANLLGYPTHAHWRLENAMAKTPENSMQLMEAVWTPAVARVRQEVADMQAVANAERANITIEPWDYRFYAEKVRKAKYDLDQNEVKPYLQLDKLREGMFWVAGELFGFQFTPVTDVPVYHPDVTVYRVTDRASGRQIGVWYFDPYARQGKRSGAWMNAYRNQERFDGEVTTIVSNNSNFVKGSAGEPVLISWDDATTLFHEFGHALHGLSSNVNYPTLSGTAVSRDYVEFPSQLLERWLSTPQVLNRFALHYQTGAPIPQALVDRIKQAGTFNQGFATVEYLSSALIDMKLHLAGNADIDPRAFERETLAQLGMPREIVMRHRTPQFGHVFSSDGYSAGYYSYLWSDVLSADAAEAFAEAPGGYYDPEVARRLREYVFQVGNTVDPAEAYRAFRGRDPSVDALMRRRGFPTTSAPAARP; encoded by the coding sequence ATGCGCGACTCCCTGATCACCCGCACGGCGGCGCTGGCGCTGGCCGCCGCGACCGCCGCCTGCGCCACTGTGCAGAACAGCAACGACATCTCCGCCGACGCACCCGCTGCCTCGGCCCCCGCGCCCGCGCGCGGCAGCAACCCGCTGCTGGCCCCGTGGACCGGCCCGTACGGCGGCGTTCCGCCCTTTAACCAGGTGCGCATCGCCGACTTCCAGCCCGCCATGGAGGCCGCCATGGCCGAGCAGCTGGCGGAAATCGAGCGGATCGCCTCCAATCCGGCGGCGCCCACGTTCGAGAACACCATCGCCGCCATGGAGCGCGCCGGCCGCACGCTGGACCGCGTGAGCACGGTGTACGGCGTGTGGAGCAGCACCATGAACGGCCCGGAGTTCCAGGCCGTGGAGCGCGAGATGGCGCCGCGCCTGGCCGCGTTCAGCGACCAGATCACCGGCAACGAGGCGCTCTTCCGGCGCATTGAGGCCGTCTACAACTCGCCCGACAAGGCGCGCCTCACGCCGGAGCAGCAGCGGCTTGCCTGGCTGCGCTACACCGACTTCGTGCGCTCCGGCGCGCGGCTGCGCGGCGCGCAGAAGGCGCGGCTTTCCGAGATCAACCAGGCGCTGGCCGGGCTGTACACCAAGTTCAGCCAGAACGTGCTCAAGGACGAGAGCGAGCAGACGCTGGTCATCGACAGCGAAGCACAGCTCGCCGGGCTTCCCCAGTCGCTGCGCGCCGCCGCCGCCGCCGAGGCCACCAGCCGCGGGATGACGGGCAAGTGGGTGATCAGCAACACCCGCTCATCCATCGACCCGTTCCTGACGTATTCCGAGAACCGCGGCCTGCGCGAGCGCGCGTGGCGCATGTTCGTGGACCGCGGCGACAAGGGCGAAACGGACAACAACGCCACTATCTCCCAGATCCTGAAGCTGCGGGTGGAGCGCGCCAACCTGCTGGGCTATCCCACGCACGCGCACTGGCGGCTTGAGAATGCCATGGCCAAGACGCCGGAAAACTCCATGCAGCTGATGGAAGCGGTGTGGACGCCGGCCGTGGCGCGCGTGCGGCAGGAAGTGGCCGACATGCAGGCCGTGGCCAACGCCGAGCGCGCCAACATCACCATCGAGCCGTGGGACTACCGGTTCTACGCCGAAAAGGTGCGCAAGGCCAAGTACGACCTGGACCAGAACGAGGTCAAGCCGTACCTGCAGCTCGACAAGCTGCGCGAGGGGATGTTCTGGGTGGCCGGCGAGCTGTTCGGCTTTCAGTTCACGCCGGTGACGGACGTTCCCGTCTATCATCCCGACGTGACGGTGTACCGGGTGACGGACCGGGCCAGCGGCCGGCAGATCGGCGTGTGGTACTTTGATCCGTACGCCCGGCAGGGCAAGCGTTCCGGCGCGTGGATGAATGCGTACCGCAATCAGGAGCGGTTCGACGGCGAAGTCACCACCATCGTCAGCAACAACAGCAACTTCGTAAAGGGAAGCGCCGGCGAGCCCGTCCTGATCTCGTGGGACGACGCGACCACGCTGTTCCACGAGTTCGGGCACGCGCTGCACGGGCTTTCGAGCAACGTCAATTATCCCACGCTGTCGGGAACCGCTGTGTCGCGCGACTACGTGGAGTTCCCGTCGCAGCTGCTGGAGCGCTGGCTGAGCACGCCGCAGGTGCTGAACCGCTTTGCGCTGCACTACCAGACCGGCGCGCCCATTCCGCAGGCGCTGGTGGACCGCATCAAGCAGGCGGGCACGTTCAACCAGGGCTTCGCCACGGTGGAATACCTGTCGAGCGCGCTGATTGACATGAAGCTGCACCTGGCCGGAAACGCGGACATCGACCCGCGCGCGTTCGAGCGCGAGACGCTGGCGCAGCTGGGGATGCCGCGCGAGATCGTGATGCGCCACCGCACGCCGCAGTTCGGGCACGTGTTCAGCAGCGACGGGTATTCGGCCGGCTACTACAGCTACCTGTGGAGCGACGTGCTGAGCGCCGACGCGGCCGAGGCGTTCGCCGAGGCGCCGGGCGGGTACTACGATCCCGAGGTCGCGCGGCGGCTGCGGGAGTACGTGTTCCAGGTGGGGAACACGGTGGACCCGGCGGAGGCGTACCGTGCGTTCCGCGGGCGCGATCCCAGCGTGGACGCGCTCATGCGCCGCCGCGGCTTCCCGACCACGTCGGCTCCCGCCGCGCGCCCCTGA
- a CDS encoding response regulator, with translation MPRTILLADDHEDNRIALTAVLERDGYNALEAADGREAVDKVREHMPDLVLMDLAMPVMDGRAAMLELRADPRTRDVPIVLLTAMALSVDRDRIIAEGFDGLLIKPCLPPHLLQEVRRLVGPPEDAEG, from the coding sequence ATGCCAAGGACCATACTTCTCGCCGACGATCACGAGGACAACCGGATCGCGCTCACCGCCGTGCTGGAGCGCGACGGATACAACGCGCTGGAGGCCGCGGACGGGCGCGAGGCGGTGGACAAGGTGCGCGAGCACATGCCGGATCTGGTGCTGATGGATCTGGCGATGCCGGTGATGGACGGGCGCGCGGCCATGCTGGAGCTTCGCGCGGATCCGCGCACCCGCGACGTTCCCATCGTGCTGCTGACGGCGATGGCGCTGTCGGTGGACCGGGACCGGATCATCGCGGAGGGGTTCGACGGGCTGCTGATCAAGCCCTGCCTGCCGCCGCACCTGCTGCAGGAGGTGCGGCGGCTCGTCGGGCCGCCGGAGGACGCGGAGGGGTGA
- a CDS encoding DUF488 family protein, with protein MTGGPGALFTIGHSTRTIGEFVALLAANGVELLVDVRRFPGSRRHPQFGSEALAGSLREAGMDYRHAEALGGRRRAEAGAAPSPNTAWRNDAFRAYADYMATAPFRAEIDRLLADSESRRVVIMCAEAVPWRCHRRLITDALLARGAEVSDIVSLAAPAPARMSAGAVVQADGTIVYPATPQADLFGG; from the coding sequence ATGACAGGCGGACCGGGAGCGCTGTTCACCATCGGCCACAGCACGCGGACGATCGGTGAGTTCGTCGCGCTGCTGGCGGCAAACGGAGTGGAACTGCTGGTGGATGTGCGGCGCTTTCCCGGCTCGCGGCGCCACCCGCAGTTCGGCTCCGAGGCGCTGGCCGGATCGCTGCGCGAGGCGGGGATGGACTACCGCCACGCGGAGGCGCTGGGCGGGCGGCGGCGCGCCGAGGCGGGCGCGGCGCCATCGCCCAACACGGCGTGGCGCAACGACGCCTTTCGCGCCTACGCCGATTACATGGCGACGGCGCCCTTCCGCGCGGAGATCGACCGGCTGCTGGCGGATTCAGAGTCGCGGCGCGTGGTGATCATGTGCGCGGAGGCGGTGCCCTGGCGGTGCCACCGCCGGCTGATTACGGATGCGCTGCTGGCGCGCGGGGCGGAGGTGAGCGACATCGTGAGCCTGGCCGCGCCCGCGCCGGCGCGGATGTCGGCGGGGGCGGTGGTGCAGGCGGACGGAACGATCGTCTACCCGGCCACGCCCCAGGCGGACCTGTTCGGCGGATGA
- a CDS encoding YceI family protein: MRVSTRIALAAAPLLVIGLAANAPAREVAPVPAIAAPAAPVTWRIDASHSELSFRIRHLVSRVNGGFNQWSGTIVADPASLAGGSVQVDIQTASIDTNNERRDTHLKSADFFDAPNHPVITFRSTRVTMDGRDLRVAGNLTIRGTTKPVVLTGRMLEVAGAPGRRRIGFEAQTTINRMDYGVSWNRAAEGGGVTLGDEVTINIAVEAVEQAAAS, from the coding sequence ATGCGTGTTTCCACACGGATCGCCCTCGCCGCCGCGCCGCTGCTCGTCATCGGCCTTGCCGCCAACGCACCCGCGCGCGAAGTGGCGCCGGTTCCCGCCATCGCCGCGCCCGCCGCGCCGGTAACCTGGCGCATCGACGCGTCGCATTCCGAACTGTCGTTCCGCATCCGCCACCTGGTGAGCCGGGTGAACGGCGGCTTCAACCAGTGGAGCGGCACCATCGTGGCGGACCCGGCCAGCCTGGCCGGCGGCTCGGTGCAGGTGGACATTCAGACCGCCAGCATCGACACCAACAACGAGCGCCGCGACACGCACCTGAAGTCCGCCGACTTCTTTGACGCGCCCAACCACCCGGTCATCACCTTTCGCAGCACGCGGGTGACGATGGACGGCCGCGACCTGCGCGTGGCGGGAAATCTGACGATCCGCGGCACCACCAAGCCGGTGGTGCTCACCGGCCGCATGCTGGAGGTGGCGGGCGCGCCCGGCCGCCGCCGCATCGGCTTCGAGGCGCAGACCACGATCAACCGCATGGACTACGGCGTCAGCTGGAACCGCGCGGCCGAGGGCGGCGGCGTGACGCTGGGGGACGAGGTCACCATCAACATCGCGGTAGAAGCGGTGGAGCAGGCCGCCGCGTCCTGA
- a CDS encoding energy transducer TonB family protein, which translates to MPISPRILLVGASLMAAACAPFASAADESSQLSDARADSDRGCRGAGAPRELPSADAMVDSAALSTELARLWSQAGQPAGHVLLAMRYDEDGTNVRRDVMEHRVTDALADSVQRLVFAARRTTQPAEREWGVRMRVDLGARPVLRVARSQECRAEPVQRSDPALAGTYSGWGDIRDSAPPPTMAEGGLVWVRVALDESGRVTDAHVERSAARVFANQRLLQYVRMIAFNPATVDGYPVPGEATIPLRVR; encoded by the coding sequence ATGCCCATCTCTCCCCGCATTCTCCTGGTCGGCGCATCGCTGATGGCCGCCGCCTGCGCCCCGTTCGCCTCCGCCGCGGATGAGAGTTCGCAGCTGAGCGACGCGCGGGCGGACTCGGACCGCGGCTGCCGCGGCGCCGGCGCCCCGCGCGAGCTGCCCTCCGCCGACGCGATGGTGGACTCCGCCGCGCTTTCCACAGAACTCGCGCGCCTGTGGAGCCAGGCGGGACAGCCGGCCGGCCACGTGCTGCTGGCCATGCGCTACGACGAGGACGGCACCAACGTGCGCCGCGACGTCATGGAGCACCGCGTGACCGACGCGCTGGCGGATTCGGTGCAGCGGCTGGTGTTTGCCGCGCGCCGCACCACGCAGCCGGCGGAGCGCGAATGGGGCGTGCGGATGCGGGTGGACCTGGGCGCCCGGCCGGTTCTGCGTGTGGCGCGCAGCCAGGAGTGCCGCGCCGAGCCGGTGCAGCGCAGCGATCCGGCGCTGGCCGGCACCTATTCCGGATGGGGCGACATCCGCGATTCCGCCCCGCCGCCCACCATGGCCGAGGGCGGGCTGGTGTGGGTGCGGGTGGCGCTGGATGAGTCGGGACGGGTGACGGACGCGCACGTGGAGCGCAGCGCGGCGCGCGTGTTCGCCAACCAGCGCCTGCTGCAGTACGTGCGGATGATCGCCTTCAATCCGGCCACCGTGGACGGCTATCCCGTCCCCGGCGAAGCCACCATCCCCCTGCGGGTTCGCTGA
- a CDS encoding TolB family protein — protein sequence MRTLALILLPLLIAAPMRAQSVEAAAGNILYRPRCGVQARTLTRSGQDSEPRLSADGAQVAFVRTGAAGGEPSSIWIVRTDGSGLRRLVQSRADEAPERNLEGLRGPVFSPDGARVYFRSAAWATSNAVHVADLATGAERYLIPGNSVDVVPAGSYAGHLLVDQHRYHLAGGSYDWTWLFTPDGREVGSIGETEGAVRDFLEAEAGPLPEPSCR from the coding sequence ATGAGAACGCTCGCGCTGATACTGCTGCCGCTCCTGATCGCCGCGCCGATGCGTGCGCAGTCCGTCGAGGCCGCGGCCGGCAACATCCTGTATCGCCCGCGCTGCGGGGTCCAGGCGCGCACCCTCACCCGGTCCGGGCAGGATTCGGAGCCGCGGCTTTCCGCGGACGGCGCGCAGGTGGCGTTCGTCCGCACGGGCGCCGCCGGCGGGGAGCCGTCGTCCATCTGGATCGTGCGGACGGATGGAAGCGGTCTCCGCCGCCTGGTGCAGTCGCGCGCGGACGAGGCGCCGGAGCGGAACCTGGAAGGGTTGCGCGGCCCCGTCTTTTCGCCGGACGGAGCGCGCGTCTACTTCCGGAGTGCCGCCTGGGCGACGTCGAACGCCGTCCACGTCGCCGACCTGGCGACCGGTGCGGAACGGTACCTGATCCCCGGCAACAGCGTGGACGTGGTGCCCGCGGGTTCATACGCCGGCCACCTGCTGGTCGACCAGCATCGCTACCATCTGGCCGGCGGATCGTACGACTGGACCTGGCTGTTCACCCCGGACGGCCGCGAGGTGGGGTCCATCGGCGAAACGGAGGGTGCGGTGCGGGATTTTCTCGAGGCGGAGGCAGGCCCTCTGCCGGAGCCGTCCTGCCGCTGA
- a CDS encoding ATP-dependent nuclease: MLKSVALRFGAAEGDEPLRFTPGPMTVFVGPNNSGKSLALREVEEFIGSGGDSPRHIIRKLGIRLPSDATIEQMLRSRALGVKDGATAENEITVLRLRSPGEYSRRRATDTAEPLVEATIDIAALLAAAAHVDHPTDEELDIICRDLLALFTLRLDGQTRLALTQPQAAAARAANPTNHLGVLFRDHEARARIREITADAFGLYFVVDPTAGSHFRVRMSERAPLDNDEEQAADDRSRAFHGRATDIAEMSDGIRAFTGLTAALLSADYRIMLVDEPEAFLHPPLTRKLGRRLTQLAAERGANVLVATHSPDFVMGCVTSGHAVNIVRLTHRHGIPGARMLAAHQLEAMMRDPLLRSTGVLGAMFHEGAVVCEADADRVYYQEINDRMLAHRSGGADGCVFLNAQNKQTVRRIIRPLREMGLPAAAILDLDLLKGREDFRDLLHAAFVPQVFWEPWEQSRRLLHQKMNNAHYKDGGIYRLNGEARDQFELLLDNLAEYGVFLVPAGELECWMPELGVSGHGPEWLTQVFNRMGMDPSDGTYQRPGTSGVWRFMQRVAGWIAEPRRKGMREESVPVQRQLARPEPPEPGVPVLSLEPAPEVEPEPAPRDRDRDKDRDRGPDDGRRQAVA; the protein is encoded by the coding sequence ATGCTCAAGTCTGTAGCCCTGCGCTTCGGCGCGGCGGAAGGCGATGAACCGCTTCGGTTTACGCCCGGCCCCATGACGGTCTTCGTCGGTCCCAACAACTCGGGAAAGAGCCTCGCCCTGCGCGAGGTGGAGGAGTTCATCGGGTCCGGGGGCGACTCGCCGCGCCACATCATCCGCAAGCTGGGAATCAGGCTTCCGTCTGACGCCACCATCGAGCAGATGCTGCGGTCGCGGGCGCTGGGCGTAAAGGACGGCGCGACGGCGGAAAACGAGATCACCGTCCTCCGTCTGCGGTCACCGGGCGAGTATTCGCGCAGGCGCGCCACGGACACGGCGGAGCCGCTGGTGGAGGCCACCATCGACATCGCCGCGCTCCTTGCGGCGGCGGCGCACGTGGACCACCCCACGGACGAAGAACTCGACATCATCTGCCGCGACCTGCTGGCGCTGTTCACGCTGCGGCTGGACGGGCAGACGCGGCTGGCGCTTACGCAGCCGCAGGCCGCCGCGGCACGGGCCGCCAATCCCACCAACCACCTGGGCGTGCTGTTCCGCGACCACGAGGCTCGCGCGCGCATCCGCGAGATCACGGCGGATGCGTTCGGCCTTTATTTTGTCGTGGACCCCACGGCCGGCTCGCACTTTCGCGTGCGGATGTCGGAGCGCGCGCCGCTGGACAACGACGAGGAGCAGGCCGCCGACGACCGCTCGCGCGCCTTTCACGGCCGCGCCACCGACATCGCGGAAATGAGCGACGGCATCCGCGCGTTCACCGGACTGACCGCCGCGCTGCTCAGCGCCGACTACCGCATCATGCTGGTGGACGAGCCGGAAGCCTTTCTTCATCCGCCACTGACGCGCAAGCTGGGGCGGCGGCTGACGCAGCTGGCGGCGGAGCGGGGGGCCAACGTGCTCGTGGCCACCCATTCGCCGGACTTCGTGATGGGGTGCGTCACTTCCGGCCACGCGGTGAACATCGTGCGGCTGACGCACCGGCACGGAATTCCGGGCGCGCGCATGCTGGCCGCGCACCAGCTGGAAGCCATGATGCGCGATCCGCTGCTGCGCAGCACCGGCGTGCTGGGCGCCATGTTCCACGAGGGCGCCGTGGTGTGCGAGGCGGACGCGGACCGCGTGTACTACCAGGAGATCAACGACCGCATGCTGGCGCACCGCTCCGGCGGGGCCGACGGATGCGTGTTCCTGAACGCGCAGAACAAGCAGACGGTGCGGCGCATCATCCGGCCGCTGCGCGAGATGGGTCTGCCCGCGGCGGCCATTCTGGACCTGGACCTGCTCAAGGGGCGCGAGGACTTTCGCGACCTGCTGCACGCGGCGTTCGTTCCGCAGGTGTTCTGGGAGCCGTGGGAGCAGTCGCGGCGCCTGCTGCACCAGAAGATGAACAACGCGCACTACAAGGACGGCGGCATCTATCGCCTGAACGGCGAGGCGCGCGACCAGTTCGAACTGCTGCTGGACAACCTGGCCGAGTATGGCGTGTTTCTGGTGCCGGCGGGCGAGTTGGAGTGCTGGATGCCGGAGCTGGGGGTGAGCGGGCACGGGCCGGAATGGCTCACGCAGGTCTTTAACCGGATGGGGATGGACCCGTCGGACGGCACGTACCAGCGTCCGGGAACCAGTGGCGTGTGGCGCTTCATGCAGCGCGTGGCGGGGTGGATCGCGGAGCCGCGGCGAAAGGGGATGCGCGAGGAAAGCGTCCCCGTGCAGCGGCAGCTGGCGCGTCCGGAGCCGCCGGAGCCGGGCGTGCCCGTGCTGAGCCTGGAGCCCGCGCCGGAGGTGGAGCCCGAGCCGGCCCCGCGGGATCGCGACCGGGACAAGGATCGGGATCGCGGGCCGGATGACGGGAGGCGTCAGGCGGTGGCGTGA
- a CDS encoding aminopeptidase produces the protein MIKPGWRLAAALAAFCTLSACSPLYVLRGAWEEGKILSRRRPIAAIVADSATDAPTRNKLLLVLQARQFAADSLRLNTGDSYTLFSRVDSDTLVTVVSAAYRDRFQPYTWWFPITGSVPYKGFFDPEDAEKEARRLQARGFDTYVRPSAAFSTLGWFNDPLLSTLLRYDEVSLANTVIHELFHNTFYAPGQAVFNESLANFVGGRGAIEFFCGRDGPQAQTCVTATGAWHDDLLFGEFLEAMVDDLEALYARPDLSADDKLRERERIFSEAQARFARDVRPRLRVDTFGSFTRDPLNNATLISRRIYYRRLELFERVYESRGGDFRRATHDIVEAARGSHADPYAGVAALVGPG, from the coding sequence ATGATCAAACCTGGCTGGCGGCTGGCGGCGGCACTCGCGGCGTTCTGCACTCTTTCGGCGTGCTCGCCACTGTACGTGCTGCGCGGCGCGTGGGAAGAAGGAAAGATCCTGTCGCGGCGGCGGCCCATCGCCGCGATCGTCGCGGATTCCGCCACGGACGCGCCCACGCGCAACAAGCTTCTGCTGGTGCTGCAGGCCCGCCAGTTCGCCGCGGATTCGCTGCGCCTCAATACCGGCGACAGCTACACGCTCTTTTCGCGGGTGGATTCCGACACGCTGGTGACCGTGGTGTCCGCCGCGTACCGCGATCGTTTTCAGCCGTACACGTGGTGGTTTCCCATCACGGGAAGCGTGCCGTACAAGGGCTTCTTTGACCCGGAAGATGCGGAAAAGGAAGCCCGCCGCCTGCAGGCCCGCGGCTTCGACACGTACGTGCGCCCTTCCGCCGCGTTCAGCACGCTGGGCTGGTTCAACGATCCGCTGCTCAGCACGCTGCTGCGCTACGACGAGGTTTCGCTGGCGAATACCGTCATCCACGAACTGTTCCACAACACCTTTTACGCCCCGGGGCAGGCGGTCTTCAACGAGAGCCTGGCCAACTTCGTGGGCGGCCGCGGCGCCATCGAGTTCTTTTGCGGACGCGACGGGCCCCAGGCGCAGACCTGCGTGACCGCGACTGGCGCGTGGCACGACGACCTGCTGTTCGGCGAGTTTCTGGAGGCGATGGTGGATGATCTGGAGGCGCTGTACGCCCGCCCGGACCTGTCCGCCGACGATAAGCTGCGCGAGCGCGAACGCATCTTCAGCGAGGCGCAGGCGCGGTTTGCGCGCGACGTGCGGCCGCGGCTGCGGGTGGACACGTTCGGCAGCTTTACGCGCGATCCGCTGAACAATGCCACGCTGATTTCGCGGCGCATCTACTACCGGCGGCTGGAACTGTTCGAGCGCGTGTACGAGTCGCGCGGCGGCGACTTCCGCCGCGCGACGCACGACATCGTGGAGGCGGCGCGGGGCAGCCACGCGGATCCATACGCGGGCGTGGCGGCGCTGGTGGGTCCGGGCTGA